TTGAAATTACCGAGCGTGGATTTGCCCGCATTACATTTGCGGTCGATGAACGCCACTATCACGCAGCCGGCGCTGTGCATGGCACGAGCTATTTCAAAATGCTTGATGATGCCGCCTTTTATGCAGCTAACAGCCTGGTTTCGGACAGGTTCTTGTTGACCACCGCTTTCAACCTTCTGTTCACACGCCCTTTGAAATCCAGTACCGTAACAGCAGAAGGCCGCTGGGTTAGCGGAAAAAGGCGTGTTTTTGTCGCCGATTCCCGGCTTATCGATCAGGATGGCGAAGAAATTGCCCG
This DNA window, taken from Parasphingorhabdus litoris DSM 22379, encodes the following:
- a CDS encoding PaaI family thioesterase, whose amino-acid sequence is MTSETGPEQETDGSHEHFRALERLYKAAPINSLFDSDLEITERGFARITFAVDERHYHAAGAVHGTSYFKMLDDAAFYAANSLVSDRFLLTTAFNLLFTRPLKSSTVTAEGRWVSGKRRVFVADSRLIDQDGEEIARGTGTFMRSHIPLASLPGYKQDL